One region of Arthrobacter sp. StoSoilB22 genomic DNA includes:
- a CDS encoding glycosyltransferase, producing MVPLHAHSVQIGRRESFQAKRHPDSLRRSYVDLEVIIPAYNEASRISGTLTQTVDFLAVQPWSSRIVVVDNGSVDDTASVVRRISREKGDSVPISLVGCSRRGKGAAVRRGLLSGTSKYTGFFDADLATPLETLTLAMSYLAGGVAAVIASRYAPGSTLVVPQHLGRRMGGTAFRALTKSKVKGIQDTQCGFKFFERDALTAAMVQCRSTGFAFDVELLLRLQDNGAGIVELPVAWTDGAESTFRPFQDGVASFASVIQLQKAAS from the coding sequence ATGGTTCCGCTTCACGCGCATAGTGTTCAGATCGGCAGGAGGGAAAGTTTTCAGGCAAAGCGGCATCCAGACTCTTTGCGTCGCTCCTACGTAGATCTCGAAGTCATTATCCCGGCTTACAACGAGGCCTCAAGGATCTCCGGCACCCTGACTCAAACCGTGGATTTCCTGGCAGTTCAGCCATGGTCTTCGCGCATTGTGGTGGTTGATAACGGCAGTGTGGACGACACCGCTTCGGTTGTCCGCCGGATCTCCCGGGAGAAGGGAGACTCTGTGCCTATCTCGCTGGTGGGCTGCTCCCGTCGCGGAAAGGGGGCGGCTGTCCGGCGCGGCCTCCTGAGCGGGACGTCCAAGTACACGGGTTTTTTTGACGCCGACCTCGCCACTCCTTTGGAAACGCTCACATTGGCCATGTCTTACCTTGCCGGCGGCGTGGCGGCGGTGATCGCCTCCCGTTACGCCCCGGGTTCCACCCTTGTTGTGCCTCAACACCTTGGGCGCCGAATGGGTGGCACGGCCTTCCGGGCACTGACCAAGTCAAAGGTCAAAGGCATCCAGGACACCCAGTGCGGGTTCAAGTTTTTTGAACGTGACGCGCTCACGGCTGCCATGGTGCAGTGCCGCAGTACCGGATTTGCCTTCGATGTTGAACTGCTCCTCAGGCTTCAGGACAACGGCGCCGGCATTGTGGAACTGCCCGTGGCATGGACCGATGGGGCAGAGTCCACGTTCCGCCCCTTCCAGGACGGAGTTGCCAGCTTTGCCTCGGTGATCCAACTTCAGAAAGCAGCATCATGA
- a CDS encoding S9 family peptidase, whose product MSHTSSVPAAAKETTLQPPVAQQIPTRREHHGDVFVDNYEWLRDKESAEVVDHLKAENAYQEAVTAHQEPLREAMFQEIKGRTQETDLSVPSRKDGWWYYSRSVEGKEYSIQCRVLANNTGDPVADWTPPAVDAGVALPGEEVLLDGNIEAEGQPFFSVGGAAVTVDGNLYAYAVDNSGDERFTLRIKDLRTGELLPDIIEDIFYGVAFSPDGTRLFYTVVDDSWRPYQVKAHRLGTPVAEDEVIYQEDDVAMWLGFDLSSDRRHLVLSVGCSEFSETRLLRFEDYDAGLTTVISRDHKVLYEAEPFLLDGKETLLLTHNKDAINSMVSLVHPANLTKPLAEQDWRTVVEHSDAVRVNGAGVTSTHLVLSVRKDTIERVQVIPLAGLGTAAQGTPVEPAFDEELYTAGVAGSDYEAPVIRMGYTSYFTPSRVYDFVLPTAEQPRGELLLRKESPVLGGYSAADYVATREWATADDGTQVPLSVLRHASVKQDGTAAGLVYGYGSYEMSMDPGFGVARLSLLDRGIVMVIAHIRGGGELGRTWYEDGKKFTKKNTFTDFIAATDWLAGSGWVDPSRIAAMGGSAGGLLMGAVANMAPEKYAAVVAQVPFVDALTTILDPELPLSALEWEEWGNPITDPEAYAYMKSYTPYENVKAAAYPKIAAVTSFNDTRVLYVEPAKWVQALRSASTGSEPIVMKIEMDGGHGGASGRYVQWRERAWDYAFIADSLGATELLPGAGLK is encoded by the coding sequence ATGAGCCACACTTCTTCCGTCCCTGCCGCTGCCAAGGAAACTACACTCCAGCCTCCTGTCGCCCAGCAGATCCCCACCCGCCGCGAGCATCACGGCGATGTCTTCGTGGACAACTATGAGTGGCTCAGGGACAAGGAATCAGCCGAGGTTGTTGACCACCTCAAAGCAGAGAATGCCTACCAGGAAGCGGTCACGGCGCACCAGGAGCCACTGCGTGAGGCCATGTTCCAGGAGATCAAGGGCCGGACCCAGGAAACGGATCTCTCCGTACCCAGCCGCAAGGATGGCTGGTGGTACTACAGCCGTTCGGTGGAGGGCAAGGAGTACAGCATCCAGTGCCGCGTCCTGGCCAACAACACCGGCGATCCTGTGGCGGACTGGACTCCCCCGGCAGTTGACGCCGGCGTCGCTCTTCCCGGCGAGGAGGTACTCCTGGACGGCAATATCGAGGCAGAAGGCCAGCCGTTCTTCAGCGTCGGCGGTGCCGCCGTGACCGTCGACGGCAACCTGTACGCCTACGCGGTGGACAACTCCGGAGACGAACGCTTTACCTTGCGGATCAAGGATCTACGCACTGGCGAGCTCCTTCCGGACATCATCGAGGACATCTTCTACGGGGTTGCTTTCTCCCCGGACGGAACCCGCCTTTTCTACACCGTTGTGGATGATTCGTGGCGGCCCTACCAGGTGAAGGCACACCGGCTGGGTACGCCTGTGGCCGAGGATGAAGTCATCTACCAGGAGGACGACGTCGCCATGTGGCTCGGCTTCGACCTCTCCTCCGACCGCCGGCACTTGGTGCTGAGCGTCGGCTGCTCCGAGTTCAGCGAAACGCGGCTGCTCCGCTTCGAGGACTACGACGCCGGACTCACCACCGTCATCTCCCGCGACCACAAGGTTCTCTACGAGGCTGAGCCCTTCCTGCTGGACGGCAAGGAAACACTGCTCCTCACCCACAACAAAGACGCCATCAACTCGATGGTGAGCCTGGTGCACCCGGCCAACCTCACCAAGCCGCTGGCTGAGCAGGACTGGCGCACCGTCGTCGAGCACTCCGACGCCGTTCGTGTCAACGGCGCGGGAGTGACGTCCACGCACTTGGTGTTGTCCGTCCGCAAGGACACCATTGAGCGCGTGCAGGTGATTCCGCTGGCAGGCTTGGGCACGGCGGCTCAGGGGACGCCCGTGGAGCCTGCCTTCGATGAGGAGCTCTACACTGCAGGTGTTGCCGGCTCTGATTACGAAGCCCCGGTGATCCGCATGGGTTATACCTCGTACTTCACGCCGTCCCGCGTCTACGACTTCGTCCTGCCTACAGCCGAACAGCCCCGTGGCGAGTTGCTGCTCCGCAAGGAAAGCCCTGTGTTGGGTGGCTACTCGGCAGCGGATTACGTCGCCACCCGCGAATGGGCAACGGCCGACGACGGCACCCAGGTCCCGCTGTCAGTGCTTCGTCACGCGTCGGTCAAGCAGGATGGCACCGCCGCTGGTTTGGTATACGGCTACGGCTCGTACGAAATGAGCATGGATCCCGGCTTCGGCGTGGCCCGCTTGTCCCTTCTGGACCGCGGAATCGTCATGGTTATTGCCCACATCCGCGGGGGCGGTGAACTGGGACGCACATGGTATGAGGATGGCAAGAAGTTCACCAAGAAGAACACGTTCACCGACTTCATTGCGGCCACGGACTGGCTGGCAGGCTCCGGCTGGGTTGATCCTTCGCGTATTGCTGCAATGGGTGGATCCGCCGGCGGACTGCTCATGGGTGCGGTGGCCAACATGGCGCCGGAGAAGTACGCTGCCGTGGTGGCGCAGGTACCGTTCGTGGATGCTCTGACCACCATCCTGGACCCTGAGCTTCCGCTGTCAGCCTTGGAGTGGGAGGAATGGGGCAACCCCATCACGGACCCCGAGGCCTACGCGTACATGAAGTCCTACACTCCGTACGAGAATGTGAAGGCTGCGGCCTACCCCAAGATCGCTGCCGTGACGTCCTTCAACGACACCAGGGTGCTGTACGTTGAACCGGCCAAGTGGGTGCAGGCACTGCGCTCCGCATCCACCGGTTCCGAGCCGATCGTCATGAAGATCGAAATGGATGGTGGCCACGGCGGCGCATCGGGCCGGTACGTTCAGTGGCGCGAGCGGGCTTGGGATTACGCATTCATCGCCGATTCCCTCGGTGCCACGGAGCTGCTCCCCGGGGCCGGACTCAAATAA
- a CDS encoding class I SAM-dependent methyltransferase, producing MISALRKYLLIPRLIRLSSAAPKDPLTAWDQYWGRIRSTGAAGDVLWDSGSAHELNSYLPHLQLLDPTIPIVDVGCGNGSFTRLLAQHFPHALGLDYSANAVDRARQEAAGITTASFAVCDMTAPDAAQTVGKALEAAGWTGNANVFIRGVLHVLDRNGQAALAANLLPVVGARGGVFLAETNFPGTPVDYVSHLGATRKFIPAPLEGAIRGLPMPGRFGATQRAKAFPTADWNLVRDGSASIETRPLSNPTSPDLIPGYYALLRAHQS from the coding sequence ATGATCTCCGCTCTCCGAAAGTACCTGCTGATACCCCGGCTCATCAGGCTTTCCTCGGCCGCCCCCAAGGATCCGCTCACGGCCTGGGACCAGTATTGGGGCAGAATCCGTTCCACCGGTGCCGCCGGCGATGTCCTGTGGGACTCGGGAAGCGCTCATGAATTGAACAGCTATCTTCCCCACCTGCAGCTGTTGGATCCTACGATCCCCATAGTGGATGTTGGGTGCGGGAACGGCAGTTTCACCCGGCTACTGGCCCAGCATTTCCCGCACGCATTGGGGCTCGACTACTCCGCCAACGCAGTGGACCGCGCACGGCAGGAAGCAGCAGGAATCACGACGGCGTCGTTCGCCGTGTGCGACATGACGGCACCTGACGCTGCGCAGACGGTGGGAAAGGCCCTTGAAGCTGCGGGCTGGACGGGAAACGCAAACGTGTTCATCCGAGGTGTTCTGCACGTACTGGACCGCAATGGCCAGGCCGCTTTGGCCGCAAACCTGCTGCCCGTCGTCGGGGCCCGCGGTGGCGTTTTCCTGGCCGAGACCAACTTCCCGGGCACCCCCGTGGACTATGTCAGCCACCTCGGGGCCACACGGAAATTCATTCCGGCTCCGCTTGAGGGAGCCATCCGGGGACTGCCTATGCCTGGCCGCTTCGGTGCTACGCAACGGGCAAAGGCCTTCCCGACGGCGGATTGGAACCTCGTGCGGGACGGTTCAGCGAGCATCGAGACACGCCCGTTGAGCAACCCAACGTCTCCGGATCTCATCCCTGGCTACTACGCACTGCTCAGGGCGCACCAAAGCTGA
- a CDS encoding STAS/SEC14 domain-containing protein yields MDHPATPQDHQEVMFELELEQPGILRLTWPRGARIQERDAQRAMDKVNELCGTDRHPMIVDMATTDDVTRGARSVFAKPCQASRIALWGSSPVDRVIANFFLGIMKPPCPTKFFTSETEALEWLVEA; encoded by the coding sequence GTGGACCACCCAGCTACACCGCAAGACCACCAGGAAGTGATGTTCGAATTGGAGCTCGAACAGCCAGGGATACTGCGCCTGACATGGCCGCGTGGCGCCCGGATCCAGGAACGGGACGCGCAGAGGGCCATGGACAAGGTCAACGAACTCTGCGGAACGGACAGGCACCCCATGATTGTTGACATGGCAACAACGGACGATGTCACCAGGGGTGCCCGATCAGTTTTTGCCAAACCCTGCCAGGCCTCCCGGATCGCTCTCTGGGGTTCATCCCCGGTGGACAGGGTTATTGCCAATTTCTTCCTGGGCATCATGAAGCCGCCATGCCCTACCAAGTTCTTCACGTCCGAAACAGAAGCGTTGGAGTGGCTGGTGGAGGCGTAG